One window from the genome of Spirosoma rhododendri encodes:
- the recN gene encoding DNA repair protein RecN encodes MLSHLLIKNYALIDELELRPDRELNIITGETGAGKSIMLGAIGLLLGNRADTRVLYNPEKKCVIEGTFAVTGYRIERIFDEEELDFSDTCIVRREIGVSGKSRAFVNDTPVNLDTLRRVTSELMDIHSQHDSVLLGSNDYQLGIVDTYAQNDSQLSQYRADYQTYRAARAIFDKLQSEAAAMRKEFDYNNFLYDELTKAQLLPNEQETLEQELTILENAGDIKERLQLAYEYLDNAEQSVIDFLKGAVSNLSYISKLSDQYEQLQQRAQSALIELRDLALEISTEQDNVDVDDGRAETIRERLNLIYQLQTKHQVTNVDGLIALRDELGQKVNTVLNLDDNLAAAKADAEAARRQLMERAHELSETRQAVLPLIETEIGGLLNELGMPNASLHIKAEASKPGPVGIDTISFLFSANKGIQPQQLKAVASGGEFSRLMLAIKYILASKRSLPTIIFDEIDTGISGEIAIKMGNMMRDMSGSHQIIAITHLHQIAGQGTAHYFVYKDHSADKTVSRIRKLTFDERVHEIAQMIGGKNPSASALKNAREILKQRSSVAAK; translated from the coding sequence ATGCTGTCGCATCTACTGATAAAAAACTATGCGCTGATCGACGAGCTTGAACTTCGCCCCGACCGTGAATTAAACATCATCACGGGCGAGACGGGCGCGGGCAAGTCGATCATGTTGGGGGCAATCGGACTGCTATTGGGAAACCGGGCCGACACGCGGGTGCTGTACAACCCGGAAAAAAAGTGCGTCATCGAAGGCACGTTTGCCGTAACGGGCTACCGCATCGAACGCATTTTCGACGAAGAAGAACTGGACTTTTCGGATACCTGTATTGTCAGGCGCGAAATCGGCGTCAGCGGCAAGTCACGTGCGTTTGTCAACGACACACCCGTCAACCTCGATACGCTTCGGCGCGTCACGAGCGAGTTGATGGACATCCACTCCCAGCATGATTCGGTACTGCTGGGCTCCAACGATTACCAGCTGGGCATTGTCGATACCTACGCGCAAAACGACTCGCAACTCAGTCAGTACCGCGCTGATTACCAGACTTACCGGGCCGCCCGTGCCATTTTCGACAAGCTTCAGTCGGAGGCAGCGGCCATGCGGAAAGAGTTCGACTACAACAATTTCCTGTACGACGAATTGACAAAAGCGCAGTTGCTGCCCAACGAGCAGGAAACGCTGGAACAGGAACTGACCATTCTGGAAAACGCGGGCGACATCAAGGAACGGCTGCAACTGGCTTACGAATACCTCGACAACGCCGAGCAGTCGGTGATCGATTTTCTGAAAGGGGCCGTCAGCAACCTGTCGTACATCAGCAAGCTGTCGGATCAGTACGAGCAGTTGCAGCAGCGGGCACAGAGTGCCCTGATCGAACTGCGCGACCTGGCCCTCGAAATCAGCACGGAACAGGACAACGTCGACGTCGACGATGGCCGGGCGGAAACGATTCGGGAGCGACTCAACCTGATCTATCAGTTGCAGACCAAGCATCAGGTAACGAACGTGGACGGACTGATTGCCTTACGCGACGAACTGGGCCAGAAAGTCAACACGGTGCTGAACCTCGACGATAATCTGGCGGCAGCGAAAGCCGATGCCGAAGCCGCCCGCAGGCAGTTGATGGAGCGCGCCCACGAACTGTCGGAAACCCGGCAGGCCGTACTGCCGCTGATTGAAACCGAGATTGGTGGCCTGCTCAACGAACTGGGTATGCCCAACGCGTCGCTGCACATTAAAGCCGAAGCCAGCAAGCCCGGCCCCGTCGGTATCGACACGATTTCGTTTTTGTTCAGCGCCAACAAAGGCATTCAGCCACAGCAGCTCAAAGCCGTGGCATCGGGGGGTGAATTCTCCCGATTGATGCTGGCAATCAAGTATATCCTGGCCAGTAAGCGGTCGTTGCCGACGATTATTTTCGACGAGATCGACACGGGTATATCGGGTGAAATCGCGATCAAGATGGGCAACATGATGCGCGATATGTCGGGTAGTCACCAGATTATTGCCATCACGCACCTGCACCAGATTGCCGGTCAGGGCACGGCTCACTACTTCGTCTACAAGGACCATTCGGCCGATAAAACAGTCAGCCGGATTCGTAAACTAACGTTCGACGAGCGGGTACACGAGATCGCGCAGATGATCGGGGGCAAAAACCCATCAGCGAGCGCGCTTAAGAACGCCCGTGAAATTCTGAAACAACGCAGCAGCGTTGCCGCCAAATAA
- a CDS encoding viral A-type inclusion protein, with protein MLTRLRRIAVVFGAVCWLSACADGSRPAVEQAERDVLSIHDAIMPKIDDLLTAQRQLKARLITLDSTAENGSASSALRLDEDRNQARRLLHDLTVADSLMTRWMAHYRYDTLAGLPTDEALRYLDTQKASITDVTTKVNESLEHTRQFLATP; from the coding sequence GTGCTTACCCGGTTACGGAGGATAGCCGTTGTGTTTGGTGCGGTCTGCTGGCTAAGTGCCTGCGCTGACGGTAGCCGACCAGCCGTTGAGCAGGCCGAGCGGGATGTACTGTCTATCCACGACGCCATCATGCCGAAGATAGATGATCTGCTGACGGCTCAGCGTCAACTCAAGGCCCGCCTGATTACGCTCGACAGTACAGCCGAGAACGGGTCGGCATCGTCGGCACTCCGGCTCGATGAAGACCGGAATCAGGCCCGGCGGCTCCTGCACGATCTCACCGTTGCCGATAGCCTGATGACCCGCTGGATGGCACACTACCGATACGATACCCTGGCTGGCTTACCCACCGACGAGGCTCTGCGCTACCTCGACACCCAGAAAGCCAGCATCACTGATGTTACAACCAAAGTCAATGAAAGTCTCGAGCATACCCGCCAGTTCCTGGCAACTCCTTAG